Proteins encoded within one genomic window of Bacillus thuringiensis:
- a CDS encoding 2-hydroxycarboxylate transporter family protein: MGIQKNVEAVSFSEGNEVQRESFASKIMNVKIGVIPLPLYVVLAAIIYGASVYNKLPADMIGGFAVIMIMGIFLGDIGMRIPILKNIGGPAILSLFIPSLLVFFNWMNPASMEAATMLMKKSNFLYLYISCLVVGSILGMNRKVLVQGFVRMFIPLVVGTLASIAVGLFVGSLFGFEMKHTFFFIIVPIVSGGIGEGILPLSLAYSDILNESSATFVSQLIPAAIIGNMFAIVSAGYMKRLGEKKPELSGNGVLVKTDNQAELLKEQNTEKPIDFSLMGAGLLIACTFFIFGGFASKFIGIPGAIIMIFSAALVKYFKLMPAKMEQGAFHLYKFISKNLTWPLMVGLGLLYIPLKDVAAVLSVGYVVVCASVVLTMVTSGFLVGKVMKMYPVESAIVTGCHSGLGGTGDVAILSASNRMELMPFAQISTRLGGAAMVVTATILLKMFS, encoded by the coding sequence ATGGGAATTCAAAAGAATGTGGAAGCGGTATCATTTTCTGAAGGAAATGAAGTACAAAGAGAATCTTTCGCTTCTAAAATTATGAATGTAAAAATCGGTGTTATACCTTTACCGTTATATGTAGTATTGGCTGCTATTATTTATGGGGCATCTGTATATAATAAATTACCAGCAGATATGATTGGTGGATTTGCAGTTATTATGATCATGGGTATTTTCTTAGGAGACATTGGGATGAGAATTCCAATTTTAAAAAATATCGGTGGTCCAGCAATACTTTCGTTATTTATTCCATCATTACTTGTATTTTTTAACTGGATGAATCCAGCTTCAATGGAAGCTGCGACTATGTTAATGAAAAAATCGAACTTTTTATATTTATATATTTCTTGTTTAGTAGTCGGAAGTATTTTAGGAATGAACCGTAAAGTGTTAGTACAAGGTTTCGTTCGCATGTTTATTCCTTTAGTAGTAGGGACGTTAGCTTCTATAGCAGTAGGATTATTCGTCGGTTCACTATTTGGATTTGAAATGAAGCACACATTCTTCTTTATCATCGTACCAATTGTGAGTGGTGGTATCGGGGAAGGGATTTTACCATTGTCGCTAGCTTATAGTGATATTTTAAATGAATCATCAGCAACATTTGTATCACAGCTTATTCCAGCGGCTATTATTGGAAATATGTTCGCTATCGTGAGTGCAGGGTATATGAAGCGTTTAGGTGAGAAGAAACCGGAGCTTAGTGGTAACGGTGTATTAGTAAAAACAGACAATCAAGCCGAGTTATTAAAAGAACAAAATACAGAGAAGCCAATTGACTTCTCATTAATGGGAGCAGGTTTATTAATTGCGTGTACATTCTTCATCTTCGGAGGATTTGCTTCTAAGTTCATCGGTATTCCTGGGGCAATCATTATGATCTTCTCGGCAGCACTTGTGAAATACTTTAAATTAATGCCAGCAAAAATGGAGCAAGGAGCATTCCATCTATATAAATTCATTTCGAAGAATTTAACTTGGCCGTTAATGGTTGGACTAGGATTACTATATATTCCGCTAAAAGACGTAGCAGCAGTTCTTTCAGTAGGATATGTTGTCGTGTGCGCATCAGTTGTTCTTACAATGGTAACGTCAGGTTTTCTTGTAGGGAAAGTGATGAAAATGTATCCGGTTGAATCAGCAATTGTAACTGGATGTCATAGCGGTTTAGGTGGAACTGGAGATGTTGCAATTTTATCAGCTTCAAATCGTATGGAATTAATGCCGTTTGCGCAAATTTCAACACGTTTAGGCGGGGCAGCAATGGTTGTAACAGCGACAATTTTATTAAAAATGTTTTCATGA
- a CDS encoding NAD(P)-dependent malic enzyme, which produces MLENQINERSLLLHKELVGKIEITSKVEVNSADDLSLTYTPGVAESCKAIAADEDTVYDYTARGNMVAVVSDGTAVLGLGNIGPKAAMPVMEGKSILFKKFANVDAFPLCLGTTDVDEIVTLVKNLEPTFAGINLEDIAAPRCFEIEKRLKAETNIPVFHDDQHGTAIVVLAAVINALKVVSKQMDHVKIVINGAGSAGIAIGKLLLKAGAKHITLVSLEGIVCEGEAWMNEAQIEVSKKTNREHVRGTLKEAIHQADIFIGVSAPNVLTKELVQTMNEKAIVFAMANPIPEIFPEDALEAGAAVVGTGRSDYANQVNNVLAFPGIFRGALDVRATDITEEMKLAAAYGIANIITDEERNANYVIPNPLDKRVVPSVAEAVAKAAIDSGVAQITKIPSY; this is translated from the coding sequence ATGTTAGAAAATCAAATTAATGAAAGATCATTGTTATTGCATAAAGAATTAGTAGGAAAAATTGAAATTACAAGTAAAGTAGAAGTAAATTCAGCGGATGATCTAAGTCTGACATATACACCAGGTGTAGCGGAGTCTTGCAAAGCAATTGCAGCAGATGAAGACACAGTGTATGACTATACAGCACGCGGTAATATGGTGGCAGTTGTCTCAGATGGAACAGCGGTACTTGGTTTAGGGAACATTGGACCGAAAGCAGCTATGCCTGTTATGGAAGGGAAGAGTATTTTATTTAAGAAATTTGCGAATGTAGATGCTTTCCCGTTATGTTTAGGTACGACTGATGTGGATGAAATCGTTACCCTTGTGAAAAATTTAGAGCCTACGTTTGCAGGAATTAACTTAGAAGACATTGCGGCACCACGTTGTTTTGAAATTGAAAAGCGATTAAAAGCAGAAACAAATATTCCTGTATTCCATGATGATCAACATGGAACGGCTATCGTCGTTTTAGCAGCTGTTATTAATGCATTAAAAGTTGTTAGCAAACAAATGGATCATGTGAAAATTGTTATTAACGGTGCGGGTTCGGCAGGAATTGCAATTGGAAAATTATTATTAAAGGCTGGTGCAAAGCACATTACGTTAGTTAGCTTAGAAGGTATTGTTTGTGAAGGTGAAGCATGGATGAACGAAGCGCAAATTGAAGTTTCAAAAAAGACAAATCGAGAACATGTGCGTGGAACGTTAAAAGAAGCAATTCATCAGGCTGATATCTTTATTGGTGTATCGGCCCCTAACGTATTAACGAAAGAACTTGTACAGACGATGAATGAGAAAGCAATTGTGTTTGCAATGGCGAATCCAATTCCAGAAATCTTCCCTGAGGATGCATTAGAGGCTGGAGCAGCTGTAGTAGGAACTGGGCGCTCGGATTATGCGAACCAAGTAAATAATGTATTGGCGTTCCCAGGAATATTCCGCGGTGCGCTAGATGTGCGCGCGACTGATATTACAGAAGAGATGAAATTAGCGGCAGCATATGGGATCGCTAACATCATTACGGACGAAGAACGTAATGCGAATTATGTAATCCCGAATCCATTAGATAAAAGAGTTGTTCCAAGTGTTGCAGAAGCAGTAGCGAAAGCAGCCATTGATTCAGGTGTGGCGCAAATTACGAAAATACCAAGTTATTAA
- a CDS encoding DUF4871 domain-containing protein translates to MKKIGTMLLFSFLITGCAQAQPDSEVPKKEAIATSSTQVNAPSFFHLSVLKDVNWEEAPSFVDGKIPLKGIEGKIAMADSPIIANEQNEIMWYFLNPEMPTGKLSIIALKQGSVTPTPVLFQKETSKQSWTTSNTIDPTTNELPLTVSLPSSGLWLLNIYVNEKYYDQFVINAE, encoded by the coding sequence ATGAAAAAAATCGGAACTATGCTACTTTTCTCCTTTCTCATCACTGGATGCGCACAAGCACAGCCTGATTCAGAAGTACCTAAAAAAGAAGCCATTGCAACATCATCCACTCAAGTTAACGCACCTTCATTTTTTCATCTTAGCGTTTTAAAAGATGTGAATTGGGAAGAAGCTCCATCCTTCGTAGATGGAAAAATACCTTTAAAAGGCATTGAAGGAAAAATCGCAATGGCCGATAGCCCTATTATCGCAAATGAACAAAATGAAATAATGTGGTACTTTCTAAATCCTGAAATGCCAACTGGTAAATTATCTATTATTGCGCTAAAACAAGGGTCTGTCACTCCGACACCGGTACTCTTTCAAAAAGAAACTTCCAAACAATCTTGGACTACTTCAAATACAATTGATCCTACCACAAACGAACTCCCACTCACTGTATCGCTACCTTCATCTGGACTATGGTTATTAAATATATATGTGAATGAAAAATATTATGATCAGTTTGTAATCAATGCTGAATAA
- a CDS encoding DMT family transporter: MNNSRRIGLIMIITGATLWGLSGPMIQWLFQHTNVSSIDFLTIRLLLAGLFILSFLLIKKQNIFQIWKHPRHSIQLIIFSILGMLGAQYAFIETVHISNAVTATLFQFLGPVLITIYAAFEQRKFPASMQLFAIIAALTGTYFIITNGSIANIVLSKEAIIFGLLTAIGFAFYTLHPASLIKECGTTIVIGWGMLIGGIALLICNRSFGWNQLSQTFTSKTFSMLILIIISGTLSFLLYIGSLKYLAATETSILSSIEPLVAALVSIVWLNESFGAYQLLGGICIVLSVIFLTMPQKEREPTFSTEQI, encoded by the coding sequence ATGAACAACAGTAGACGTATTGGACTCATTATGATTATTACAGGAGCTACCTTATGGGGATTATCTGGTCCAATGATTCAGTGGCTATTTCAACATACTAACGTATCATCAATTGATTTTTTAACAATTCGCTTGTTGCTTGCGGGATTATTTATTTTATCTTTTTTACTGATAAAGAAACAAAACATATTTCAAATTTGGAAACACCCTAGACATTCTATACAACTTATTATTTTCTCTATTCTCGGCATGCTCGGTGCGCAATATGCCTTTATCGAAACGGTTCATATTAGTAATGCGGTCACAGCAACATTATTTCAATTTCTTGGTCCTGTCCTTATTACTATTTATGCTGCATTTGAGCAAAGAAAATTCCCTGCTTCTATGCAACTATTCGCAATTATAGCCGCCCTAACAGGGACATACTTTATTATTACAAACGGTTCAATTGCAAATATTGTTTTATCGAAAGAAGCCATTATTTTTGGTCTATTAACGGCAATTGGATTTGCATTTTATACCCTTCATCCAGCTTCTCTTATTAAAGAATGTGGAACAACTATAGTAATTGGCTGGGGGATGTTAATCGGTGGCATCGCCCTGCTTATTTGCAACCGCTCGTTTGGATGGAATCAGCTTTCACAAACCTTTACATCAAAAACTTTTTCTATGCTTATCCTAATCATTATAAGTGGCACTCTTTCTTTCCTTCTTTATATTGGTAGTCTGAAATATTTAGCAGCTACAGAAACAAGCATTTTATCTAGCATTGAACCACTTGTAGCTGCCCTCGTTTCAATCGTTTGGCTGAATGAATCCTTTGGAGCCTATCAATTATTAGGTGGCATATGTATCGTTCTTTCGGTTATTTTCTTAACGATGCCTCAAAAAGAGAGAGAACCAACCTTTTCAACTGAGCAAATATAA
- a CDS encoding PLP-dependent aminotransferase family protein, with amino-acid sequence MLELTPNLNVNSKKALYVQLYEYIKKEIKDGTISAFTKLPAKRKLAGYLQVSKNTVEAAYEQLLAEGYIESISRKGYFVCEIEQMIDVEGSEAEVEEIPFRGENYKFDFTQTGVDTNTFPFTMYRKLINDVWQPHNNELLFLGHPQGELSLREEIANYLYESRGVRCSASQIVLGAGTQILVRLLFQLLKGSKYAVENPGYHRKMVVFEQGEKKVQMLSLDRDGICMADLENSDANVVFVTPSHQFPFGMIMPITRRTQLLQWAKKEEGRYIIEDDYDSEFRYSGKPIPALQGLDTDGKVIYMGTLSKALLPSLRMSYIVLPKNLIKKYQKEYLFYTQSVSRMDQEVIRRFLNEGYWEKHIHKMRVVYRKKRDRLVFEIKKYFSNRVEVIGEDSGLHILLKVHNGMREEELIKEAAKYSIKIYPVSTYYKDDTAPENVVLLGFAILSEEEITKAIQLLNIAWFRKK; translated from the coding sequence ATGTTAGAATTAACGCCTAATTTAAATGTGAATAGTAAAAAGGCATTGTACGTGCAATTGTATGAGTATATAAAAAAAGAGATTAAAGATGGAACGATTTCGGCTTTTACAAAATTACCTGCAAAGAGAAAGCTGGCGGGCTATTTACAAGTAAGTAAGAATACAGTAGAAGCGGCTTACGAGCAATTACTTGCAGAAGGTTATATTGAGTCGATATCGAGAAAAGGTTATTTTGTATGTGAAATTGAACAAATGATTGATGTAGAAGGAAGCGAAGCGGAAGTAGAAGAAATACCGTTTCGGGGGGAGAACTATAAATTTGATTTTACCCAAACAGGAGTTGATACAAATACTTTTCCTTTCACTATGTACCGCAAGCTTATAAATGATGTATGGCAGCCACATAATAATGAGTTGCTTTTTCTTGGACATCCTCAAGGGGAATTGAGCTTAAGGGAGGAAATTGCGAACTATTTGTATGAATCTAGAGGTGTACGTTGTTCAGCTAGTCAAATTGTATTAGGGGCGGGAACACAAATATTAGTGAGATTACTTTTTCAATTGTTGAAGGGAAGTAAATATGCTGTTGAAAATCCAGGTTATCATAGGAAAATGGTTGTTTTTGAACAAGGAGAAAAGAAGGTTCAAATGTTGTCTTTAGATAGGGACGGAATTTGTATGGCGGATTTAGAAAATAGCGATGCAAATGTTGTATTTGTAACGCCTTCTCATCAATTCCCATTTGGAATGATTATGCCTATTACAAGAAGGACGCAGCTTTTACAATGGGCGAAGAAAGAAGAAGGCAGGTATATTATTGAAGATGATTACGATAGTGAATTTCGTTATTCAGGAAAGCCAATTCCGGCACTACAAGGATTAGATACAGATGGGAAAGTTATTTATATGGGGACGCTATCAAAAGCTTTGTTACCCTCATTACGGATGAGCTATATAGTATTACCGAAGAATTTAATTAAAAAGTATCAAAAGGAATATTTGTTTTATACACAAAGTGTTTCAAGAATGGATCAAGAAGTGATAAGAAGGTTTTTAAATGAAGGGTATTGGGAAAAACATATTCATAAAATGCGTGTTGTCTACCGGAAAAAGAGGGATCGACTTGTTTTTGAAATAAAGAAGTATTTCTCTAATCGTGTTGAAGTGATAGGGGAAGATTCAGGATTACATATTTTATTAAAAGTGCATAATGGAATGCGAGAAGAAGAACTAATTAAGGAAGCTGCAAAATATAGTATTAAAATATATCCTGTTTCTACGTACTACAAAGACGATACTGCACCTGAAAATGTAGTTTTACTTGGGTTTGCGATTTTATCAGAAGAAGAAATTACGAAAGCGATTCAACTATTAAATATAGCGTGGTTTAGAAAAAAGTAA
- a CDS encoding GNAT family N-acetyltransferase, which produces MDIHVLTKDEAEIYLELRVEGLKQNPEAFSSSYEDIINKECAIEYKAQKLAQDENYTLGAFKDGQLIGVATLETKPYVKQEHKAKIGSVYVSPKARGLGAGKALIKECLELAKSLEVEQVMLDVVVGNDGAKKLYESLGFKTFGVQERSLKYNGQYWDEEHMVLFLDENK; this is translated from the coding sequence TTGGATATCCATGTATTAACAAAAGATGAAGCGGAAATTTACTTAGAACTTCGTGTAGAAGGATTAAAGCAAAACCCTGAAGCTTTCAGCTCTTCTTATGAAGATATTATTAATAAAGAGTGTGCGATTGAATATAAAGCACAAAAATTAGCACAAGATGAAAACTATACGCTAGGTGCATTTAAAGATGGGCAATTAATCGGGGTTGCAACGCTGGAAACGAAACCATATGTAAAACAAGAACATAAAGCTAAAATCGGTTCTGTATATGTGTCTCCAAAAGCACGCGGACTTGGAGCAGGAAAAGCACTTATTAAAGAATGTCTTGAACTTGCTAAATCTTTAGAAGTAGAACAAGTTATGCTTGATGTTGTTGTTGGCAACGATGGAGCAAAAAAACTTTATGAATCATTAGGATTTAAAACATTCGGTGTGCAAGAACGTTCATTAAAATATAACGGACAATATTGGGACGAAGAGCATATGGTCTTATTCTTAGATGAAAATAAATAA